One segment of Schistocerca piceifrons isolate TAMUIC-IGC-003096 unplaced genomic scaffold, iqSchPice1.1 HiC_scaffold_2510, whole genome shotgun sequence DNA contains the following:
- the LOC124743690 gene encoding ankyrin-3-like: MFCRSFSWFIRIFVAVVISTGCSHPISVTEFYTEVTAHSLTTNKESLTVGRVQAAEEATAEDLGALLDAGDGAVVTLLAGDTRLVAHRAVLAARSPVFADMFRRVTVEGSSNQLVHSDTEGPVMRQVLAYLYTLQVPQLPSMAPKLLVAADKYGLSVLKAHCEQQVASQLSVETAAATGVLAIRHSANRLKQAAIVFIKSHLLHVVATQGWGEAVVNDPQTVVQLTHLIAETPTDTSTPSTGEGRTGPSPQPQSGHSDDGRSPATAVAPTTPQTTPQPDDAAVSLLRDLSGEEKDQMLIVAAKEGSVSKVRTLLAVGADVEAKDDDKRTPLHWAAIRGHVEVARCLLEDGADVNTRDNWQNTPLHQAAWNDNAAVVRLLAASSADPNARDSDGGTPLHDAAWRGHADAATALLEAGADREVRNDDADTPLDLAERNNHQQLTYILGSSSV, translated from the exons ATGTTCTGCAGAAGCTTTAGTTGGTTCATCCGCATTTTTGTGGCGGTAGTCATATCTACTGGCTGCAGCCACCCAATTTCTGTTacag AATTCTATACAGAAGTCACCGCACATAGTTTAACAACCAACAAAG AATCCCTCACAGTGGGACGAGTTCAGGCGGCTGAGGAGGCCACGGCCGAGGATCTGGGCGCTCTGCTGGACGCAGGGGACGGCGCTGTGGTGACTCTGCTGGCCGGAGACACGCGGCTCGTGGCTCACAGGGCTGTCTTGGCCGCCAGGAGTCCCGTGTTTGCGGACATGTTCCGTCGCGTCACTGTAGAGGGCAGCAGCAACCAGCTCGTACACTCGGACACAGAGGGTCCTGTGATGCGCCAGGTGCTGGCATACCTCTACACCCTGCAGGTGCCCCAGCTGCCCAGCATGGCCCCAAAGCTGCTGGTCGCCGCCGACAAATACGGCTTGTCGGTACTGAAGGCGCATTGCGAGCAACAGGTGGCCTCACAGCTGTCTGTCGAGACTGCGGCAGCCACAGGTGTTCTCGCGATTAGACACTCTGCTAACAGGCTGAAGCAGGCCGCCATCGTCTTCATAAAGTCCCACTTGCTCCACGTGGTCGCGACGCAGGGCTGGGGTGAGGCTGTAGTCAACGACCCACAAACTGTTGTGCAGTTGACTCACCTGATTGCAGAGACGCCAACAGACACCAG CACGCCGAGCACTGGAGAGGGCAGGACCGGCCCCTCCCCGCAGCCGCAAAGTGGCCACAGCGACGACGGCCGGAGCCCAGCCACAGCTGTGGCCCCCACCACTCCCCAGACGACTCCACAGCCGGATGACGCCGCCGTTTCTCTCCTGCG GGATCTTTCTGGAGAAGAGAAGGACCAGATGCTAATCGTGGCAGCTAAGGAGGGGTCAGTGAGCAAGGTGCGAACTTTGCTGGCAGTAGGGGCCGACGTGGAGGCGAAGGACGACGACAAGCGGACACCACTGCACTGGGCAGCAATCAGGGGACACGTGGAGGTGGCGAGGTGTCTGCTGGAGGATGGAGCAGATGTCAACACCAGGGACAATTGGCAGAACACGCCTCTGCATCAGGCTGCATGGAATGACAATGCGGCTGTGGTGCGGCTCCTGGCGGCATCCTCTGCCGACCCCAACGCCAGGGATAGCGATGGGGGGACACCACTGCACGATGCGGCATGGCGTGGACACGCAGATGCGGCGACTGCACTACTGGAGGCAGGGGCTGACAGGGAAGTCAGGAATGACGATGCGGACACCCCGCTGGACCTAGCCGAGCGGAACAACCACCAGCAGCTCACATACATCCTAGGATCAAGTTCAGTGTAA